GTTTAGCGTTCAATGATTCAGGTACAAAACTGATTTCTGCGTCAGGTACTGAAACCATCGTTTGGGATATGACTACAAGTAAAAGGAGTACTACCATCAATATGAATGCGAGTTTGGTTTATTGGTTGACTGAAAAAAATAAAATCTTGATAGCCGGAGCAGATGGTGTTTATTTGATGGATGATGAAACTTTTGTTGTAACAGACACGATTGACAGCGAAAAAAAACTTGATGGGCCTTATGTGGTTACACCTGATGGAAAATATTTGTTCTGTCGTTTGCGCACATCTCAAAGCGAAGCATGGTTGCATGCAATTAACCTCCATGATTTTTCGGCTATTGAAAATTTGAGTAATAAAAAACACAAATTTTTCAATAACGCCTTGGTTTTTTCTGCATCATCTGACAGTAGATATCTTTATGTGCTGAGTAACGGCGTTGATATAATTCAGTTTTCGTGCGAAAATTTTAGTGAGATTACCCGCTTCAATATTACAAAGGTACACAGCGATATTTCTTCAGCGGTTTGCATAGCAGCCGGTGACGAATATTTGTATGTAGGAGGAAAGAGCAATTCAGGTACAGGTGGAAAAGAAATAAGTCGTTATCTAGTAAATAATCAATTAATCGGATTTGGTGCCTCACCAATTTCAGGAGGGGTTAGGGCTATTGCTTATTCTCCTGTGCTCAAAACGCTTTTCATTGCAGCTTTGGACATGAAAATTTATACTCTCAAAGATGATGTGGGTGTGATTGAAAAATTTGCTTCGTTAGATAGA
This genomic stretch from Crocinitomicaceae bacterium harbors:
- a CDS encoding WD40 repeat domain-containing protein; this encodes MRIVILLFVCLYYSGVFAQTAHNGKVVSLAFNDSGTKLISASGTETIVWDMTTSKRSTTINMNASLVYWLTEKNKILIAGADGVYLMDDETFVVTDTIDSEKKLDGPYVVTPDGKYLFCRLRTSQSEAWLHAINLHDFSAIENLSNKKHKFFNNALVFSASSDSRYLYVLSNGVDIIQFSCENFSEITRFNITKVHSDISSAVCIAAGDEYLYVGGKSNSGTGGKEISRYLVNNQLIGFGASPISGGVRAIAYSPVLKTLFIAALDMKIYTLKDDVGVIEKFASLDRYPESLSVSIDGKFLAVGTGFAKKSTDNFPVLVFDIESGKVVLD